One segment of Pan paniscus chromosome 20, NHGRI_mPanPan1-v2.0_pri, whole genome shotgun sequence DNA contains the following:
- the FPR3 gene encoding N-formyl peptide receptor 3, translated as METNFSIPLNETEEVLPEPAGHTVLWIFSLLVHGVTFVFGVLGNGLVIWVAGFRMTRTVNTICYLNLALADFSFSAILPFRMVSVAMREKWPFGSFLCKLVHVMIDINLFVSVYLITIIALDRCICVLHPAWAQNHRTMSLAKRVMTGLWILTIVLTLPNFIFWTTIRTTNGDTYCIFNFAFWGDTAVERLNVFITMAKVFLILHFIIGFSVPMSIITVCYGIIAAKIHRNHMIKSSRPLRVFAAVVASFFICWFPYELIGILMAVWLKEMLLNGKYKIILVLINPTSSLAFFNSCLNPILYVFMGRNFQERLIRSLPTSLERALTEVPDSAQTSNTDTTSASPPEETELQAM; from the coding sequence ATGGAAACCAACTTCTCCATTCCTCTGAATGAAACTGAGGAGGTGCTCCCTGAGCCTGCTGGCCACACCGTTCTGTGGATCTTCTCATTGCTAGTCCACGGAGTCACCTTTGTCTTCGGGGTCCTGGGCAATGGGCTTGTGATCTGGGTGGCCGGATTCCGGATGACACGCACAGTCAACACCATCTGTTACCTGAACCTGGCCCTAGCTGACTTCTCTTTCAGTGCCATCCTACCATTCCGAATGGTCTCAGTCGCCATGAGAGAAAAATGGCCTTTTGGCTCATTCCTATGTAAGTTAGTTCATGTTATGATAGACATCAACCTGTTTGTCAGTGTCTACCTGATCACCATCATTGCTCTGGACCGCTGTATTTGTGtcctgcatccagcctgggcccAGAACCATCGCACCATGAGTCTGGCCAAGAGGGTGATGACGGGACTCTGGATTCTCACCATAGTCCTTACCTTACCAAATTTCATCTTCTGGACTACAATAAGGACTACGAATGGGGACACATACTGTATTTTCAACTTTGCATTCTGGGGTGACACTGCTGTAGAGAGGTTGAACGTGTTCATTACCATGGCCAAGGTCTTTCTGATCCTCCACTTCATTATTGGCTTCAGCGTGCCTATGTCCATCATCACAGTCTGCTATGGGATCATCGCTGCCAAAATtcacagaaaccacatgattaaaTCCAGCCGTCCCTTACGTGTCTTCGCTGCTGTGGTGGCTTCTTTCTTCATCTGTTGGTTCCCTTATGAACTAATTGGCATTCTAATGGCAGTCTGGCTCAAAGAGATGTTGTTAAATGGCAAATACAAAATCATTCTTGTCCTGATTAACCCAACAAGCTCCTTGGCCTTTTTTAACAGCTGCCTCAACCCAATTCTCTACGTCTTTATGGGTCGTAACTTCCAAGAAAGACTGATTCGCTCTTTGCCCACTAGTTTGGAGAGGGCCCTGACTGAGGTCCCTGACTCAGCCCAGACCAGCAAcacagacaccacttctgctTCACCTCCCGAGGAGACGGAGTTACAAGCAATGTGA